One genomic window of Candidatus Pseudobacter hemicellulosilyticus includes the following:
- the ileS gene encoding isoleucine--tRNA ligase → MLAKYREFSKLNLPSIEQEILTKWNENQAFEKSVSLREGAGSFVFYEGPPSANGMPGIHHVISRTLKDLVCRYKTMQGFQVKRKAGWDTHGLPIELGVEKELGITKEDIGKKITVEEYNQKCREAVMRYKDKWDDLTRKMGYWVDLDDPYITFDNKYIETLWFLLSSLYKKGLLYESVSIQPYSPAAGTGLSSHELNQPGTYKMVKDTSAVVMFKAVSNERSAFLFDKVAKDAELFFMAWTTTPWTLPSNLGLTVGANIDYVLVRTFNPYTHLPVNLVLAKSLLGKYFKPEGENGDFAGYKEGEKLLPWTILAEFKGAQLEACRYEQLLPFEANSPAHIEGDPFRVLIGDFVTTEDGTGIVHTAPAFGADDYRVGKKYGIGILTLVDRQGKFVDGLGEFSNRYVKNYKDDPAYADVNVDICVKLKKENRAFKIEKYEHNYPHCWRTDKPVLYYPLDAWFIRTTSLKDKMVELNNTINWKPKSTGEGRFGNWLENMVDWNLSRSRFWGTPLPIWKTEDGEEQKCIGTIAELNAEIKKASEVLGGDVNKDYLHEGILDLHKPYVDEIVLVSDSGKPMKRVPDLIDVWFDSGAMPYAQWGLDEEKLKAGDPRPFKTPFGQNYPADFIAEGVDQTRGWFYTLHAISSLLYGSVAYKTCVSNGLVLDKNGNKMSKRLGNVVDPFKTIEEFGADATRWYLITNASPWDNLKFDIEGIREVQRKFFGTLYNTYQFFALYANVDSFTFKEAYIPLADRPEIDRWILSSLNTLVKKVQTAMDDYEPTQAGRAIEEFVDEHLSNWYVRLCRRRFWKGEYEHDKICAYQTLYECLETVSLLMAPISPFFSDMLFRNLNEVTGRHAGESVHHVLFPRVKAEVVDTLLEERMQMAQDISSLVLSLRKKVNIKVRQPLQKVLIPVLNPVMKEQIGRVEDLIISEVNVKELEYMTEDNGFIKKKIKPNYIALGKKLGAKMKPVAAALANFGQEDIARLEKEGAISLFIDNEPLILQVNEVDITSEDIPGWMVANKDSLTVALDITVTPALLSEGNARELVNRIQKIRKDNGYELTDRILVQVTGHPDLKDSIAQFNTYICAEILADNLELVPELPNGIEIEVNDIPLKVFVTKKA, encoded by the coding sequence ATGTTGGCCAAATACAGAGAGTTTAGCAAGCTGAACCTGCCTTCCATAGAGCAGGAAATATTGACTAAATGGAATGAAAACCAGGCTTTTGAAAAAAGCGTTTCCCTCCGGGAAGGCGCCGGCTCCTTCGTATTTTATGAAGGTCCGCCCAGCGCTAACGGAATGCCGGGTATTCACCACGTGATCAGCCGGACCCTGAAGGACCTGGTTTGCCGCTATAAAACCATGCAGGGCTTCCAGGTAAAACGCAAAGCCGGCTGGGATACCCATGGCCTGCCCATTGAGCTGGGCGTGGAAAAAGAACTGGGCATCACCAAAGAAGATATCGGTAAAAAGATCACCGTAGAAGAATACAACCAGAAATGCCGCGAGGCCGTAATGCGGTACAAGGATAAATGGGACGACCTGACCCGCAAAATGGGTTATTGGGTAGACCTGGATGATCCTTATATCACGTTCGACAATAAGTATATTGAAACTCTCTGGTTCCTCCTCAGTTCTCTTTACAAAAAAGGATTGCTGTATGAGAGCGTGAGCATCCAGCCCTATTCGCCCGCTGCCGGCACAGGCCTCAGCTCCCATGAGCTGAACCAGCCCGGTACCTACAAAATGGTGAAGGATACATCGGCAGTGGTCATGTTCAAAGCCGTCAGTAATGAAAGATCAGCCTTCCTCTTTGATAAAGTAGCCAAAGATGCTGAACTTTTCTTCATGGCCTGGACCACTACGCCCTGGACATTGCCTTCCAACCTGGGCCTGACCGTAGGCGCCAATATTGATTATGTCCTGGTCAGGACATTCAATCCCTATACGCATCTTCCTGTCAACCTGGTACTGGCCAAATCCTTACTGGGCAAGTATTTCAAGCCGGAAGGAGAAAATGGTGATTTTGCCGGTTACAAAGAAGGTGAAAAATTATTACCCTGGACCATCCTGGCTGAATTCAAGGGCGCACAGCTGGAAGCGTGCCGCTACGAGCAGCTGCTGCCTTTTGAAGCCAATAGCCCCGCTCATATTGAAGGCGATCCCTTCCGGGTTCTTATCGGTGATTTTGTTACTACTGAAGATGGTACCGGCATAGTGCATACGGCGCCTGCCTTTGGTGCGGACGATTATCGCGTAGGAAAAAAATATGGCATCGGCATCCTGACCCTGGTAGACAGGCAGGGCAAATTTGTTGATGGCCTGGGTGAATTCAGCAACCGCTATGTCAAGAACTACAAGGACGATCCGGCCTATGCAGATGTCAACGTGGATATCTGCGTGAAGCTGAAAAAAGAGAACCGCGCTTTCAAGATCGAAAAATACGAACACAACTATCCCCATTGCTGGCGTACCGATAAACCGGTGCTTTACTATCCGCTGGATGCCTGGTTTATCCGCACTACTTCGCTGAAAGATAAAATGGTGGAGCTGAACAATACCATCAACTGGAAACCCAAATCCACCGGTGAAGGCCGTTTTGGCAACTGGCTGGAGAATATGGTGGACTGGAACCTGAGCCGCAGCCGCTTCTGGGGCACGCCGCTGCCTATCTGGAAAACAGAGGACGGCGAGGAACAAAAATGCATTGGCACCATTGCTGAGCTGAATGCCGAGATCAAAAAGGCCAGCGAAGTACTGGGGGGGGATGTTAACAAAGATTACCTGCACGAAGGCATCCTGGACCTGCATAAACCCTATGTGGACGAGATCGTACTGGTGAGTGATTCCGGCAAACCGATGAAAAGGGTACCGGACCTGATCGACGTATGGTTTGACAGTGGCGCAATGCCCTATGCCCAGTGGGGACTGGATGAAGAGAAGCTGAAAGCCGGTGATCCCCGTCCTTTCAAAACGCCTTTTGGCCAGAACTACCCGGCTGATTTTATTGCCGAAGGCGTGGACCAGACAAGAGGCTGGTTCTATACCCTGCACGCCATCTCCTCCCTGCTGTATGGATCTGTAGCCTACAAGACCTGCGTATCCAACGGGTTGGTGCTGGACAAGAACGGCAATAAGATGAGCAAACGCCTCGGCAACGTGGTGGATCCTTTCAAGACAATTGAAGAGTTTGGTGCGGATGCCACCCGCTGGTACCTGATCACCAACGCCTCTCCCTGGGATAACCTCAAATTTGATATTGAGGGCATCCGGGAAGTGCAACGGAAATTCTTCGGTACCTTATATAATACCTACCAGTTCTTTGCCCTTTACGCCAATGTGGACAGCTTCACCTTTAAAGAGGCTTATATTCCGCTGGCGGACCGCCCGGAAATTGACCGCTGGATTCTGTCTTCCCTCAATACCCTGGTGAAAAAGGTGCAGACGGCTATGGACGATTATGAGCCTACCCAGGCAGGCCGGGCTATCGAGGAATTTGTGGACGAACACCTGAGCAACTGGTATGTAAGGCTTTGCCGCCGCCGGTTCTGGAAGGGCGAATACGAACATGATAAGATCTGTGCCTACCAGACCCTTTATGAATGCCTGGAAACCGTCAGCCTGCTGATGGCCCCCATTTCTCCCTTCTTCAGTGATATGCTGTTCCGGAACCTGAACGAGGTGACAGGAAGGCATGCCGGCGAGTCCGTACACCATGTCCTGTTCCCCAGGGTCAAAGCAGAAGTGGTGGATACCCTGCTGGAAGAAAGGATGCAGATGGCCCAGGATATCTCTTCGCTGGTGCTTTCCCTCCGGAAGAAGGTCAACATCAAGGTGCGTCAGCCGCTGCAGAAGGTGCTGATCCCGGTCCTGAATCCGGTGATGAAGGAGCAGATTGGCCGGGTGGAAGACCTGATCATCAGCGAAGTGAATGTGAAAGAGCTGGAATACATGACTGAGGACAATGGCTTTATCAAAAAGAAGATCAAGCCCAACTATATTGCCCTGGGTAAAAAACTGGGGGCGAAGATGAAGCCGGTGGCTGCCGCTTTGGCAAATTTCGGCCAGGAAGACATTGCCCGTTTAGAAAAAGAAGGTGCAATTTCATTGTTTATTGATAACGAACCCTTAATATTACAGGTTAATGAAGTAGACATCACCAGTGAGGACATCCCCGGCTGGATGGTGGCGAACAAGGATTCTCTGACTGTAGCACTGGATATTACCGTAACCCCGGCATTATTAAGCGAAGGCAATGCCCGGGAACTGGTAAACCGAATCCAAAAAATCCGTAAAGACAATGGGTATGAATTAACGGACAGGATCCTTGTCCAGGTTACCGGACATCCCGACCTGAAGGACTCTATAGCCCAGTTTAATACCTATATTTGTGCGGAAATTTTGGCAGATAATTTGGAATTAGTACCCGAATTGCCCAATGGCATTGAAATTGAGGTGAACGATATTCCATTAAAAGTGTTTGTCACTAAAAAAGCCTAA
- a CDS encoding sulfatase-like hydrolase/transferase codes for MRQQLNKRGSIILIAGLLFNSCAAPTRVVSNKRPPNIIFVLTDDMGYGDIGCFNGQYQTPYIDQLAAEGTRYTQYYSASPICSPSRAGFLTGSNPARSNITSFLQTRKGNASCEQADYLTTAAPSVARLLKTHGYATGHFGKWHMGGGRDVDDAPSIREYGFDEYNSTWESPDPDPLITGSNWIWSDKDSIKRWDRTRYFVDRALAFMDKHRDQPCFVNIWPDDVHTPWVPGDESTGHEKGGQESLASFRAVLKTYDQQIGQLLEGLKRMGLAENTIVIFTSDNGPLPTFGHSRSAAMRGSKLSLYEGGIRLPFIVRWPGVLKAGAVDSTSVICGTDLLPTFCRIAGTPLPESVQVDGEDRSAVLRGAPAQRTSTIFWEYGRNDIGFKYPQGADRSPNLALREGKWKFLINADGSSPELYDLAADPNETRNVQGSQAELTATLSKKLLDWRKALPVLPAK; via the coding sequence ATGCGCCAACAGCTCAACAAAAGAGGGAGTATCATTCTGATTGCCGGCCTGCTCTTCAACAGTTGTGCGGCTCCTACCAGGGTAGTCAGCAATAAGCGTCCCCCTAATATTATATTCGTTCTTACTGATGATATGGGTTATGGAGATATCGGCTGCTTCAATGGCCAGTACCAGACGCCCTATATTGACCAGCTGGCCGCAGAAGGGACCAGGTATACACAGTATTACAGCGCCTCGCCCATCTGCTCTCCCTCCAGGGCCGGCTTCCTGACCGGCAGTAACCCCGCCAGGTCCAATATCACCAGCTTTCTCCAGACCCGCAAAGGCAATGCGTCCTGTGAGCAGGCGGATTACCTGACCACCGCTGCGCCCTCAGTAGCCAGGCTGCTGAAAACGCATGGTTATGCTACCGGCCATTTTGGCAAATGGCATATGGGTGGGGGAAGAGATGTGGATGATGCGCCTTCCATCAGGGAATATGGATTTGATGAATACAACAGCACCTGGGAAAGCCCTGATCCCGACCCGCTGATCACCGGCTCCAACTGGATCTGGTCTGATAAGGACAGTATCAAACGCTGGGACAGGACCAGGTACTTTGTGGACAGGGCGCTGGCTTTTATGGACAAGCACCGGGATCAGCCCTGCTTTGTCAATATCTGGCCGGATGATGTGCATACCCCCTGGGTGCCTGGAGATGAAAGTACTGGTCATGAAAAAGGCGGTCAGGAAAGTCTGGCCAGTTTCCGGGCAGTCCTGAAAACCTATGATCAGCAGATAGGCCAATTACTGGAAGGCCTTAAAAGGATGGGGCTTGCGGAGAATACCATTGTTATTTTCACCAGCGATAACGGCCCCCTGCCCACCTTTGGCCATAGTCGTTCGGCCGCTATGCGGGGATCCAAGCTATCCCTGTATGAAGGCGGTATACGACTGCCCTTTATTGTCCGCTGGCCCGGCGTACTGAAGGCTGGCGCCGTTGATTCTACCTCGGTGATCTGCGGCACGGACCTACTGCCCACCTTCTGCAGGATTGCCGGTACGCCCTTGCCGGAAAGTGTGCAGGTGGATGGGGAAGACAGGAGCGCGGTCCTGCGGGGCGCCCCTGCGCAAAGGACCAGCACCATTTTCTGGGAATACGGAAGAAATGATATTGGTTTCAAATATCCCCAGGGTGCTGACCGCAGTCCCAACCTGGCCCTGCGGGAAGGCAAATGGAAATTCCTGATCAATGCGGATGGCAGTAGCCCGGAACTGTACGATCTGGCCGCTGATCCCAATGAAACGCGGAATGTACAGGGTTCCCAGGCCGAACTAACTGCAACGCTCAGCAAAAAATTACTGGATTGGCGAAAGGCGCTGCCGGTGCTTCCGGCAAAGTAG
- a CDS encoding TraR/DksA C4-type zinc finger protein, whose translation MATKKKAAKPAKKAPAPKKAAPAKKAAAKPAAVKKVTKPVPKKAVKPAPAKKAVPVPVVKKVAAKAAPVKAASKPVAKAPAAKAVATRPAPFPVKKAEVKKALPVVAAPKAESKPEPKKLVEVKKPDPVIPPPMPKKPTVPPKPIKVVIPELKTKTVRKYEPDFTKSVLDQPENIQTGPTMRYSDSELAEFKDLILKKLEQAKKELTYLQGLITRKDEMGGDENENRYMTMEDGSISMEREQLAQMASRQINYIDHLEKALMRIENKTYGICRVTGKLIDKARLRAVPHATLSIEAKQMMNK comes from the coding sequence ATGGCAACCAAGAAGAAAGCAGCAAAGCCAGCCAAGAAGGCACCCGCGCCCAAAAAGGCTGCTCCGGCTAAAAAAGCCGCTGCCAAACCTGCTGCTGTCAAAAAAGTAACTAAACCTGTTCCGAAGAAGGCAGTCAAGCCCGCTCCGGCCAAGAAGGCCGTGCCGGTACCTGTCGTCAAGAAAGTCGCCGCTAAAGCGGCCCCGGTGAAAGCTGCTTCCAAACCTGTTGCTAAAGCTCCTGCTGCCAAGGCCGTTGCCACCAGACCTGCGCCCTTCCCCGTTAAAAAAGCGGAGGTAAAAAAAGCGCTGCCGGTTGTGGCCGCTCCCAAGGCTGAATCCAAACCGGAGCCCAAAAAACTGGTGGAAGTTAAAAAGCCAGACCCGGTAATACCCCCCCCCATGCCCAAGAAACCGACAGTTCCGCCCAAACCTATTAAAGTGGTCATCCCGGAGCTGAAAACAAAAACGGTTCGAAAATATGAACCCGATTTCACGAAATCTGTATTAGATCAACCTGAAAATATTCAAACGGGACCAACCATGAGATACAGCGATAGCGAATTAGCAGAGTTCAAAGATCTGATTCTGAAAAAGCTCGAACAAGCTAAGAAAGAGCTCACCTACCTGCAGGGTTTGATTACGCGTAAAGATGAAATGGGAGGCGATGAGAACGAAAATCGCTACATGACCATGGAAGATGGCAGTATAAGTATGGAACGGGAACAGCTGGCCCAGATGGCCAGCCGCCAGATCAACTACATCGATCACCTGGAGAAAGCCCTGATGCGTATTGAGAACAAGACTTACGGCATCTGCCGGGTGACAGGGAAACTGATCGATAAGGCCCGTTTACGTGCCGTTCCCCATGCTACCCTTAGCATCGAAGCCAAGCAGATGATGAACAAGTAA
- a CDS encoding DPP IV N-terminal domain-containing protein, protein MKKFVLPGTAWLLGIIVASSVSAQQKTFSYEQLFDGAATNISQPLPYISGWADDDNYIQQVKGADGKLVKMSVNVKTGKSVPYQPTEKFLPPAGKVEGARNPTPSPDGKLLAYTKADNNLYVREIMSGKEKQLTADGSITILNGYASWVYYEEILGRFSDYKAFWWSPNSKQLVYFRSDESAVPVFPIYVLDGQHGYLENTRYPKVGDKNPEVKIGLVTVDNGNTTWCDFNDKDDQYFGEPLWTSTGALTIQWLNRDQTDFRLYNINLSNGQKEQIYQEQQSTWVDLDMGGRIELLASGKGFILKSDKDGWQNLYLHDANGKEVNPITTGNFWSTSILLVDEKASTVYFQARKENSARFDLYKVNLNGKDLTRLTFGDYSHDQLFLSPKGTYFITTFSNLSTPPAMALLNNKGKTIRQLGSSKGAAFDQYAIAKTRLLTVRSDDGLFDLPVTITYPINFDSTKKYPVLVSIYGGPDHGSIYDRWKPATGFSQWWAQEGLVQVVFDNRASGHFGKKGMNFIHRKLGIWEIEDFMTCGRYIRAQPWADTTKIGITGGSFGGYMTCMALTYGASVFTHGIANASVTDWQFYDTHYTERFMDMPQDNAEGYKQTAVMTYADKLKGVLRIVHGTTDDNVHLQNSLTLVDKLENLGKKFELMLYPGERHSIGANSILKRKHIQAAAASFYYQYLLAKPVPVYFSGTNQ, encoded by the coding sequence ATGAAAAAATTTGTACTGCCGGGAACAGCATGGCTGCTCGGGATCATTGTCGCTTCTTCCGTATCGGCGCAGCAAAAAACGTTCTCCTATGAACAGCTCTTCGATGGCGCCGCCACCAATATCAGCCAGCCCCTGCCCTATATCTCCGGATGGGCAGATGATGACAATTATATCCAGCAGGTGAAAGGCGCCGATGGCAAGCTGGTTAAAATGTCCGTCAACGTGAAGACCGGCAAGTCCGTTCCTTACCAGCCCACCGAAAAATTCCTGCCGCCCGCCGGCAAAGTGGAAGGCGCCCGTAACCCAACGCCTTCGCCCGATGGCAAACTGCTGGCCTATACCAAAGCAGACAATAACCTCTACGTACGGGAGATCATGTCCGGGAAAGAAAAGCAGCTCACTGCCGATGGTTCCATCACCATCCTCAACGGCTACGCCTCCTGGGTATATTATGAAGAGATCCTGGGCCGCTTCAGTGATTACAAAGCTTTCTGGTGGAGCCCCAACAGCAAACAGCTGGTGTATTTCCGCTCTGATGAAAGCGCCGTTCCCGTGTTCCCCATCTATGTGCTGGATGGCCAGCACGGCTACCTGGAAAATACCCGTTACCCCAAGGTGGGCGATAAAAATCCGGAAGTGAAAATAGGCCTGGTTACTGTTGACAACGGCAATACCACCTGGTGTGATTTCAATGACAAGGACGATCAGTATTTCGGCGAACCCCTCTGGACATCCACCGGCGCACTGACCATCCAGTGGCTTAACCGGGATCAGACCGATTTCCGCCTCTACAATATCAACCTCAGCAACGGCCAGAAAGAGCAGATCTACCAGGAACAGCAAAGTACCTGGGTAGACCTGGACATGGGCGGCCGCATTGAACTGCTGGCCTCCGGCAAGGGCTTTATCCTGAAATCCGATAAGGACGGCTGGCAGAACCTCTACCTGCATGATGCCAATGGCAAAGAAGTAAATCCCATCACCACCGGCAATTTCTGGAGCACCAGTATCCTGCTGGTGGATGAGAAGGCCAGCACCGTGTATTTCCAGGCCCGCAAAGAAAATTCCGCCCGCTTTGACCTGTACAAGGTCAATCTCAACGGTAAAGACCTTACCCGCCTGACCTTTGGCGATTACTCCCACGACCAGCTTTTCCTTTCGCCCAAAGGCACTTATTTCATTACCACTTTTTCCAACCTCAGCACGCCGCCCGCCATGGCCCTGCTGAATAACAAGGGTAAAACCATCCGGCAGCTGGGCAGCAGCAAAGGCGCCGCCTTTGACCAGTATGCTATTGCAAAGACCAGGCTCCTGACCGTAAGATCGGACGACGGCCTGTTTGACCTGCCCGTTACCATCACGTATCCCATCAACTTTGATTCTACTAAAAAATACCCCGTGCTGGTCAGCATCTACGGCGGACCGGATCACGGCAGCATCTACGACCGCTGGAAACCCGCCACCGGCTTCTCCCAGTGGTGGGCCCAGGAAGGACTGGTGCAGGTAGTGTTCGACAACCGCGCCAGCGGCCATTTTGGAAAGAAAGGAATGAATTTCATTCACCGCAAACTGGGCATCTGGGAAATAGAGGATTTCATGACCTGCGGCCGCTACATCCGCGCACAGCCCTGGGCTGATACCACTAAGATCGGTATCACCGGCGGCAGCTTCGGCGGCTATATGACCTGTATGGCCCTTACCTATGGTGCGTCCGTTTTCACCCACGGCATTGCCAATGCGTCTGTGACCGACTGGCAGTTCTATGATACGCATTACACCGAGCGTTTCATGGATATGCCCCAGGACAATGCCGAAGGCTATAAACAAACAGCTGTGATGACCTATGCCGATAAGCTCAAAGGAGTACTGCGGATTGTGCATGGTACTACGGACGACAATGTTCACCTGCAGAACAGCCTTACCCTGGTAGACAAGCTGGAGAACCTCGGCAAAAAATTCGAGCTCATGCTTTATCCCGGCGAACGACATAGCATTGGAGCAAATAGCATCCTGAAGAGAAAACATATCCAGGCGGCAGCAGCAAGCTTTTATTACCAATACCTGCTGGCAAAGCCTGTCCCTGTCTATTTTTCCGGGACGAACCAATAA
- the hemH gene encoding ferrochelatase — translation MVKKGIVLMNLGSPDSTAVRDVRRYLNEFLMDSKVIDMPLLLRALLVRGIIVPFRAPKSAEAYRTIWTKEGSPLMVISRQLKDAMQEQVSEPVVLAMRYGNPSPEDAYRELMEKVPGLEEVVLVPLYPHFAMSSYETAAEYAKKVHRDKKFPFTLSIVEPFYSDEEYLDALAESIRPYLEQEFDHVLFSYHGVPERHLRKSDPTGKHCLQSGDCCAVASPAHATCYRHQCLDTMAQMAVRLQLPAGKYSHSFQSRLGRDPWLQPYTVVRLEELPKEGIKKLLVVCPAFVSDCLETLEEIAEQGKEVFLHAGGESFELIPCLNVHPAWVKALRSLVATA, via the coding sequence ATGGTAAAAAAAGGCATTGTATTGATGAACCTCGGATCGCCCGATTCTACGGCGGTCAGGGATGTGCGCCGGTACCTCAACGAGTTCCTGATGGACAGTAAGGTAATTGATATGCCCCTGCTGCTGCGTGCCCTGCTGGTGCGGGGTATCATAGTACCGTTCCGGGCGCCGAAATCGGCCGAGGCCTACCGGACAATCTGGACCAAAGAAGGATCCCCCCTGATGGTGATCAGCCGGCAGCTGAAAGATGCTATGCAGGAGCAGGTGAGCGAGCCGGTGGTACTGGCTATGCGGTATGGCAATCCATCGCCGGAGGATGCCTACCGGGAGCTGATGGAAAAAGTACCGGGCCTGGAAGAAGTGGTGCTGGTGCCCCTGTACCCGCATTTTGCCATGTCCAGCTATGAAACGGCGGCCGAATATGCAAAGAAGGTCCACCGCGACAAAAAATTCCCTTTTACCCTTTCCATAGTAGAGCCCTTTTATAGTGATGAGGAATACCTGGATGCGCTGGCGGAAAGTATCCGTCCTTACCTGGAACAGGAATTTGACCATGTGCTGTTCAGCTATCATGGGGTGCCGGAAAGACACCTGCGTAAGTCTGATCCTACGGGTAAGCATTGCCTGCAATCGGGCGATTGCTGCGCTGTTGCTTCCCCGGCCCATGCCACCTGTTACCGGCACCAGTGCCTGGACACTATGGCACAGATGGCGGTAAGGCTGCAACTGCCGGCGGGTAAGTATAGTCATTCTTTCCAGTCGCGCCTGGGTCGTGATCCATGGCTGCAACCCTATACCGTAGTGCGGCTGGAGGAACTGCCCAAAGAAGGGATCAAAAAATTACTGGTGGTATGCCCGGCCTTTGTGAGCGATTGCCTGGAGACGCTGGAAGAAATAGCCGAGCAGGGGAAAGAAGTATTCCTGCATGCCGGCGGGGAATCCTTTGAACTGATCCCCTGCCTGAATGTACACCCAGCCTGGGTAAAAGCCCTGCGTTCACTGGTAGCCACCGCATAA
- the hemA gene encoding glutamyl-tRNA reductase — protein MQGQSSRDISKFFIAGINYKKTDASIRGQFAITQDHYDSLLALAPSYGLNELFIVSTCNRTEIYGFAEHAAQLIDLLCTFTSGNAATFTELAYIKEGPEAILHLFSVGAGLDSQILGDYEIVGQIKTAVKFARERNFVGAFLDRLVGCVLQSSKAIKNKTALSGGTVSVSFAAVQYIKETLINVADKKILLLGTGKIGRSTCKNMVDYLGTTNITLINRSQEKAAELAFELGLQYVPVDMLTEHIRQADIIVVATNAAQPTVLCSHLQNAGSKLVIDLSIPYNVEEAAAQLPGISLVNVDELSRLKDETLQKRQAEVPKAYAIIAEHMSDFMDWFDMRKNVPVLKAVKTKLKEIQTFPLYIQQTPETIATRPIDNDEKIQRVINGMASKMRQHNQRGCHYIEAINEFIATGSN, from the coding sequence ATGCAAGGACAGAGCAGCAGAGACATATCGAAATTCTTCATTGCAGGCATCAACTACAAAAAAACCGACGCTTCCATCCGGGGACAATTTGCTATTACGCAGGATCACTATGATTCCTTACTGGCACTGGCTCCTTCTTACGGACTGAATGAACTCTTCATTGTCTCTACCTGTAACCGTACCGAGATCTATGGTTTTGCAGAACATGCAGCTCAGCTGATTGACCTCCTCTGCACCTTCACTTCCGGCAACGCCGCCACCTTTACAGAACTGGCTTATATCAAGGAAGGCCCCGAAGCCATCCTGCACCTGTTTTCCGTAGGCGCCGGCCTGGACTCACAGATCCTGGGCGATTATGAAATTGTTGGCCAGATCAAAACAGCCGTGAAGTTTGCCCGTGAAAGGAATTTTGTAGGCGCCTTCCTGGACCGCCTGGTAGGTTGCGTACTGCAATCCTCCAAGGCCATCAAGAACAAAACAGCCCTCAGCGGCGGTACCGTTTCCGTGTCCTTCGCTGCTGTTCAGTATATCAAAGAGACACTGATCAACGTAGCCGATAAAAAGATCCTCCTGCTGGGCACCGGCAAGATAGGCCGCTCCACCTGCAAGAATATGGTGGACTACCTCGGCACTACCAATATCACACTGATCAACCGCTCCCAGGAAAAAGCCGCTGAACTGGCTTTTGAGCTGGGCCTGCAATACGTTCCTGTAGATATGCTCACCGAACATATCCGCCAGGCCGATATTATTGTGGTAGCTACCAATGCTGCCCAGCCCACCGTACTGTGCAGCCACCTGCAGAACGCCGGCAGCAAACTGGTCATTGACCTTTCCATCCCTTACAATGTGGAAGAAGCCGCCGCCCAGCTGCCCGGTATCAGCCTGGTCAATGTGGATGAGCTGTCCCGCCTGAAAGACGAGACCCTCCAGAAAAGGCAGGCAGAAGTACCCAAGGCCTACGCTATCATCGCCGAACACATGAGCGATTTCATGGACTGGTTTGATATGCGTAAAAATGTGCCGGTACTGAAAGCCGTCAAGACCAAACTCAAAGAGATCCAGACCTTCCCCTTATATATACAACAGACCCCGGAAACGATAGCCACCAGGCCCATCGATAACGACGAAAAGATCCAGCGGGTCATCAATGGCATGGCTTCCAAAATGCGCCAGCACAACCAGCGCGGCTGCCACTATATTGAAGCCATCAACGAGTTTATTGCAACAGGTTCTAATTAA
- a CDS encoding CopD family protein produces the protein MYSYIKALHIIFIVTWFAGLFYIPRLLMYNTEAAEEAEPGRTVLRKHFNIMMKRLWYGITWPSAVLTAIFGVITWYMYLRFSLPGWLLIKLLFVVGLYVYHFSLQSMVKQQLQGVFKYTSQQLRLWNEVATIFLVAIVMLVVVKDGLSAIWGLVGLLLFIILLLLAIRVYKLIRQRKK, from the coding sequence ATGTATAGTTATATTAAAGCGCTGCACATTATTTTCATTGTTACCTGGTTTGCCGGTCTGTTCTATATACCCCGGTTGCTGATGTACAACACGGAGGCGGCGGAAGAGGCAGAGCCCGGCAGAACAGTACTCCGGAAGCATTTCAATATCATGATGAAGCGACTCTGGTACGGCATTACCTGGCCTTCTGCAGTGCTCACGGCTATTTTTGGTGTCATTACCTGGTATATGTACCTGCGGTTCAGCCTGCCTGGCTGGCTGTTGATCAAGCTGCTCTTTGTAGTGGGATTGTATGTGTATCATTTCTCCCTCCAGTCTATGGTAAAGCAGCAACTACAGGGTGTGTTTAAATATACATCCCAGCAACTGCGTTTATGGAATGAGGTAGCTACTATTTTCCTGGTGGCTATTGTGATGCTGGTAGTGGTGAAGGATGGACTGAGTGCTATCTGGGGACTGGTTGGATTATTACTTTTTATTATACTGCTCCTGCTGGCTATAAGGGTGTATAAACTGATCCGGCAGCGAAAGAAATAA